One window of the Mycobacterium sp. SVM_VP21 genome contains the following:
- a CDS encoding RES family NAD+ phosphorylase, protein MPELPAGYRAPLPDARPSGLRRRRIAAGTQLWRLDAEHPDQWTWDGFGQPRYRFDPPSGGFRTRYAATDLAGAFRERYRLTGLMIPSDHARHHLVRLSAARHLRVLDLRTERNLDALGVDDQISTGQHDAVWATCQHLADALRRWWPEPDECPDAIVYRSRTTPETSVNYAFFDGGAFTVECWPLAERPDVTADLVLRHGFTVAY, encoded by the coding sequence GTGCCTGAACTCCCCGCCGGCTATCGGGCGCCGCTGCCCGATGCCCGGCCCAGCGGACTGCGCCGCCGACGGATCGCCGCCGGCACTCAGCTGTGGCGCCTCGACGCCGAGCACCCCGATCAGTGGACCTGGGACGGTTTCGGCCAACCGCGCTATCGCTTCGATCCGCCGTCGGGCGGGTTCCGCACCCGTTACGCGGCAACCGATCTCGCCGGAGCCTTCCGGGAACGCTATCGACTGACCGGGCTGATGATCCCCAGCGATCACGCCCGCCACCACCTGGTGCGGCTCTCCGCCGCCCGGCACCTGCGGGTGCTCGATCTGCGCACCGAGCGCAATCTTGATGCGCTCGGCGTCGACGACCAGATCAGCACCGGCCAGCACGACGCGGTGTGGGCCACCTGCCAGCACCTGGCAGATGCCCTGCGACGCTGGTGGCCCGAGCCCGACGAGTGCCCGGACGCGATCGTCTACCGCTCGCGCACCACCCCGGAGACTTCGGTCAACTATGCGTTCTTCGACGGCGGAGCATTCACGGTCGAGTGCTGGCCGCTCGCGGAACGTCCGGACGTGACCGCGGACCTGGTTCTGCGGCACGGGTTTACCGTCGCGTACTGA
- a CDS encoding class I SAM-dependent methyltransferase, which yields MTEAPRHRGDYGIDGSFHRVPLGGQLAALAIGCLALAVYGGIALARGPQWAGVAAFVLDAGILAQVGLYWHATRAGKFKVWDDVLDGLRLRGDETVLDMGCGRGAVLCAAAKRLPGGRAIGVDLWQADQTDNSADATVANAALEGVADRIEVRTGDMTALPLPDASVDVVVSNLAIHNIGSREGRRRALTEAARVLRPGGRLAIADLWEIRNHADQLRELGWCDVTWHNLGWRMWYGGPWTSTRLVTATKPG from the coding sequence ATGACTGAGGCGCCTCGCCATCGCGGCGACTACGGCATCGACGGATCGTTTCACCGGGTGCCGCTAGGCGGCCAGCTCGCTGCCCTGGCGATCGGGTGCCTTGCGTTGGCGGTCTACGGCGGCATCGCCCTGGCCCGCGGTCCGCAGTGGGCCGGCGTGGCGGCATTCGTCCTCGATGCCGGGATCTTGGCTCAGGTCGGGCTGTATTGGCATGCGACGCGGGCCGGCAAGTTCAAGGTGTGGGACGACGTTCTCGATGGGCTGCGGTTGCGCGGCGACGAAACAGTGCTGGACATGGGATGTGGGCGAGGTGCGGTGTTGTGCGCCGCGGCCAAGCGGCTGCCCGGCGGCCGGGCGATCGGAGTCGACCTGTGGCAGGCCGACCAGACCGACAACTCAGCTGATGCCACCGTGGCCAACGCCGCACTCGAAGGGGTTGCCGACCGGATCGAGGTGCGCACCGGCGACATGACCGCGTTGCCGCTGCCCGACGCCAGCGTCGACGTGGTGGTGTCCAACCTGGCGATCCACAACATCGGGTCCCGCGAGGGCCGTCGACGTGCGCTGACCGAGGCGGCCCGGGTGCTGCGGCCCGGCGGCCGGTTGGCCATCGCGGACCTGTGGGAGATCCGCAACCACGCGGACCAACTGCGTGAATTGGGTTGGTGCGACGTGACATGGCACAACCTCGGTTGGCGAATGTGGTACGGCGGGCCATGGACTTCGACCCGGCTGGTCACCGCAACGAAACCCGGTTGA
- a CDS encoding ATP-dependent 6-phosphofructokinase, translated as MTASIKRIAISTGGGDAPGLNAVIYAATMAGRSRGWDVVGIRDGYNGLLLGDEYPDGGLIELTRNRVRGIIHQGGTILGSTNRGNPIAYPVQQADGSWSEQDRTDELLQRIAEREIDALITIGGDGSLAIGNHLHQAGLRLVGVPKTIDNDLEGTAATFGFDSAVDFASECIDRLFSTATSHSRIIVVEVMGRYAGWIALHAGLASGVHAILLPEIPYRLEPVAALINERAQRGSTYSIVCVAEGAKPVGGELTVAGKAVGQAERLGGVGAKVAAELEALTGRESRAVVLGHLLRGGSPSSGDRLLGLRFGAAAVRALDEGRSGVMVALNPPTVDYVPLAEATRQQKTVPLDCDSIRTARDLGIRFGDESLHHD; from the coding sequence GTGACGGCGAGCATCAAGCGCATCGCGATCAGCACTGGTGGCGGTGACGCGCCCGGCCTCAACGCTGTCATCTACGCCGCCACCATGGCTGGTCGAAGCCGAGGCTGGGACGTGGTCGGGATCCGCGACGGCTACAACGGGCTGCTGCTGGGCGACGAATACCCCGATGGCGGACTGATCGAGCTGACCCGTAACCGGGTGCGCGGCATCATCCACCAGGGCGGCACCATCTTGGGCAGCACCAACCGCGGCAACCCGATCGCGTACCCGGTGCAGCAGGCCGACGGCAGCTGGAGTGAACAGGACCGCACCGACGAGCTGCTGCAGCGCATCGCAGAACGCGAGATCGACGCGCTGATCACCATCGGCGGCGACGGTTCCCTGGCGATCGGCAACCACCTGCACCAGGCTGGGCTGCGGCTGGTCGGGGTGCCTAAGACCATCGACAACGATCTGGAGGGCACCGCGGCGACGTTCGGCTTCGACAGCGCAGTCGATTTCGCCTCGGAGTGCATTGATCGGTTGTTCTCCACCGCGACCTCGCACAGCCGGATCATCGTGGTGGAGGTGATGGGGCGCTACGCCGGCTGGATTGCGCTGCACGCCGGGCTGGCCTCCGGGGTGCATGCCATCTTGCTCCCGGAGATCCCGTATCGGCTTGAACCAGTGGCTGCGCTGATCAACGAACGCGCACAACGCGGTTCGACGTACTCCATCGTCTGCGTCGCCGAAGGCGCCAAGCCGGTGGGTGGCGAGCTCACTGTGGCGGGCAAGGCGGTGGGTCAGGCTGAACGCTTGGGCGGCGTCGGCGCCAAGGTGGCCGCCGAACTCGAAGCGCTCACCGGGCGCGAGTCTCGTGCCGTCGTACTTGGGCACCTGTTGCGTGGTGGTTCGCCGTCGTCGGGTGACCGGCTGCTGGGGCTGCGGTTCGGCGCTGCCGCGGTGCGGGCGCTCGACGAGGGGCGCAGCGGGGTGATGGTGGCCCTCAATCCACCGACAGTGGATTACGTGCCGTTGGCTGAGGCCACTCGACAGCAGAAAACCGTTCCACTGGACTGTGATTCGATCCGGACCGCTCGAGACCTGGGTATCAGGTTCGGCGACGAGAGCCTGCACCATGACTGA
- a CDS encoding zinc-binding dehydrogenase produces MKAVSCSNAQLEVVDLPSPIPARGQLLIDVLRCGICGSDLHARQHCDEVADVMALTGYDGFMRSNQQVVLGHEVCGEVLDHGPRTRTAPRPGTRVVALPLLRSGDAVHAIGLSESAPGGYAEQMLVEQSLTLPIPNGLSVDAAALTEPMAVAWHAVRRGEVRKRDVAIVIGCGPIGLAVVCMLKARGVRTVIASDFSPGRRALATRCGADIVVDPAVDSPYAAAAGHGHLEKAPDALSLAVGTVEKLYKARLPWWHVWRAAEAVGAATPNRPVIFECVGVPGVIDGIIAGAPLFSRVVVVGVCMGTDAIRPAIAINKETDLRFVLGYTPMEFRDTLHMIAEGKVDVSPLITGTVGLGGVANAFDALADPARHAKVLIDPKSPVQEVQA; encoded by the coding sequence GTGAAAGCCGTCAGCTGTAGCAATGCGCAACTCGAAGTCGTCGACCTGCCCAGTCCGATCCCAGCCAGAGGCCAGCTGCTCATCGACGTGCTGCGCTGCGGTATCTGCGGATCTGATCTGCACGCCCGACAGCACTGCGACGAGGTGGCCGATGTCATGGCCTTGACTGGGTACGACGGATTTATGCGGTCGAATCAGCAGGTGGTGCTCGGACACGAAGTCTGCGGCGAAGTACTCGATCACGGTCCCCGCACCCGGACGGCGCCACGCCCCGGCACCCGGGTAGTCGCATTACCGCTGTTGCGGAGCGGTGACGCTGTCCATGCGATCGGGTTGTCGGAATCGGCGCCGGGAGGCTACGCCGAGCAGATGCTCGTCGAGCAGTCGCTGACTCTGCCCATTCCCAACGGCCTGTCGGTGGACGCGGCCGCACTCACCGAACCGATGGCGGTCGCCTGGCACGCCGTGCGGCGTGGCGAGGTGCGCAAGCGCGACGTGGCGATCGTGATCGGTTGCGGACCGATCGGCCTGGCGGTGGTGTGCATGCTCAAAGCCCGCGGTGTGCGCACGGTGATCGCCAGCGACTTCTCGCCCGGCCGCCGCGCGCTGGCTACCCGATGCGGCGCCGACATCGTTGTCGACCCGGCCGTCGATTCGCCGTACGCCGCGGCGGCGGGCCACGGCCACCTGGAGAAGGCACCGGATGCGCTGAGCTTGGCGGTGGGCACCGTCGAAAAGCTGTACAAGGCGCGGCTGCCGTGGTGGCATGTCTGGCGGGCCGCCGAAGCCGTCGGCGCCGCCACACCTAACCGCCCAGTGATCTTCGAATGTGTCGGGGTGCCGGGTGTCATCGACGGCATCATCGCCGGTGCCCCACTGTTCTCCCGGGTGGTGGTGGTCGGGGTGTGCATGGGAACCGACGCGATCCGGCCGGCGATCGCAATCAACAAGGAAACCGACCTGCGGTTCGTATTGGGTTACACACCAATGGAATTCCGAGATACCCTGCACATGATCGCCGAAGGTAAGGTCGACGTCTCGCCGCTGATCACCGGCACTGTCGGACTGGGCGGGGTGGCGAATGCGTTCGACGCGCTGGCGGACCCGGCCCGCCATGCCAAGGTTCTGATCGATCCCAAGAGCCCGGTGCAGGAGGTCCAAGCGTGA
- the recC gene encoding exodeoxyribonuclease V subunit gamma, with protein MALHLHRAERTDVLADGLGALLATPPADPFAQELVLVPARGVERWLSQRLSHVLGAGPGGDGVCAGVEFRNPTSLIAEITGAGDDDPWSPDAMTWPLLAVIDANLDEPWCATLAKHLGHDDPSGEGELRRGRRYAVARRLAGLFASYARQRPQLLVDWSAGQSTDGAGGTLHDDLGWQPPLWRALVAAIGIDPPHLRHRDTVERLRRAPTETLPARLSLFGHTRLACTDIELLDALAAHHDLHLWLPHPSDALWRALGDVHGAVARTDDETRRRAHHPLLETLGRDLRELQRGLPAAPDSDEYLRAATRPDTLLGWLQSDLGANALRPEGRIRAASDRSVQVHSCHSPARQVDVLREVLLGLLHDDPTLEPRDIVVMCPDIETYAPLIVADFGLGELAGDTHPAHRLRVQLADRALTQTNPLLAVAAELLEIAGSRATATAVLNLAHTDPVRARFGFTDNDLAQITTWVRTANIRWGFDPHTREPYGLSHIVHNTWRFGLDRILTGVAMSDDSQAWLDTALPLDDVGSSQVELAGKLAEFVARLQSAVDKLDGTRPLAQWIAALRDGVAELADAGTEAWQSAHLQRELAQVLDDAAARSDTALRLPDVRVLMAGHLAGRPTRANFRTGTLTVCTMVPMRSVPHRVVCLLGVDDGVFPRLDLPDGDDVLARRPMTGERDIRSEDRQLLLDAITAAIDKLVITYTGADEHTGHPRPPAVPLAELIDALDKTTPEPVRAHLVVEHPLQPFDVKNVEPGRLIPDVPFTFDPTVPLAARTAAGTRRTTPQFITDPLPAPPPGDVALVDLLKFFKDPVKGFFTALNYTLPWEVDEVEDGMPVEIDALGEWAVGNRMLHDMLLGTDPANAIAAEWRRGSLPPGQLGWRTAKQIRDRVAGLAAAALEHRQGAPATYDIDLDLGGGRRLTGTVTPVFDANTVSVNYSKLRDTHLLQAWIPLVALAAQRPGIEWTARCIGRARDGERVLQRVLGSPPNPVETLRELLWLYDIGRCEPLPLPIKTSFAWAEKRNAGRDPVWYASSKWTTQRYPGEDAEPASVRVWGPRAPFDVLQGPPRPGEEIDGEDTRLGALAARLWLPLLRAERRGR; from the coding sequence ATGGCACTGCACCTGCACCGCGCCGAGCGCACCGACGTCCTCGCCGACGGCCTCGGTGCCCTGTTGGCGACGCCACCGGCCGACCCGTTCGCCCAGGAGCTGGTGCTGGTGCCGGCGCGCGGGGTGGAGCGCTGGTTGTCCCAACGCCTGTCCCATGTGTTGGGTGCCGGTCCCGGCGGCGACGGGGTCTGCGCCGGCGTGGAGTTTCGCAACCCGACCTCGCTGATCGCCGAGATCACCGGCGCCGGCGACGACGATCCGTGGTCCCCGGATGCCATGACCTGGCCGCTGTTGGCGGTGATCGACGCAAACCTGGACGAGCCCTGGTGCGCCACGCTGGCAAAGCATTTGGGCCACGACGACCCCAGCGGAGAAGGTGAGCTGCGCCGCGGCCGGCGCTACGCGGTGGCGCGCCGGCTGGCCGGATTGTTCGCCTCGTATGCCCGGCAGCGCCCGCAGCTGCTCGTCGACTGGAGCGCAGGCCAGTCCACCGACGGTGCCGGCGGGACGTTGCACGACGACTTGGGCTGGCAGCCGCCGCTGTGGCGGGCGCTGGTGGCTGCCATCGGGATCGATCCCCCGCACCTTCGGCACCGCGATACGGTCGAGCGGCTGCGCCGGGCGCCGACCGAAACGCTGCCGGCCCGGCTGTCGTTGTTCGGCCACACGCGCTTGGCGTGCACCGACATCGAGTTGCTGGACGCGCTGGCCGCCCATCACGACCTGCATCTGTGGCTGCCGCATCCCTCCGATGCGCTGTGGCGGGCGCTCGGCGACGTGCACGGCGCCGTTGCGCGCACCGACGACGAAACTCGGCGCCGCGCCCATCATCCGCTGCTGGAGACCCTGGGCCGCGATCTGCGTGAGCTGCAGCGCGGCCTGCCCGCTGCACCCGACAGCGACGAATACCTGCGTGCCGCAACACGACCGGACACCCTGTTGGGTTGGCTGCAATCCGACCTGGGCGCCAACGCGCTGCGCCCCGAGGGCCGCATCCGCGCCGCATCCGACCGCTCGGTGCAGGTGCACAGCTGCCACAGCCCGGCCCGCCAAGTCGACGTGCTGCGCGAAGTCCTGCTCGGGCTGCTGCACGACGATCCAACGCTCGAGCCCCGCGACATCGTGGTGATGTGCCCCGACATCGAAACCTATGCGCCGTTGATCGTCGCCGACTTCGGTCTGGGCGAGCTGGCCGGCGATACCCACCCGGCGCATCGATTGCGGGTGCAGCTCGCCGACCGGGCACTGACGCAGACCAATCCCCTGCTGGCGGTGGCCGCCGAACTGCTGGAGATCGCCGGCAGCCGCGCCACCGCCACCGCTGTGCTCAACCTCGCCCACACCGACCCGGTGCGGGCACGGTTCGGCTTCACCGACAACGATCTGGCCCAGATCACCACCTGGGTGCGTACCGCCAACATCCGCTGGGGTTTTGACCCACACACCCGCGAGCCCTACGGACTGTCCCACATCGTGCACAACACCTGGCGATTCGGCCTGGATCGCATCCTGACCGGGGTGGCGATGTCCGATGATTCGCAGGCCTGGCTGGATACCGCGCTCCCCCTCGACGACGTCGGCAGCAGTCAGGTGGAACTGGCCGGAAAGCTGGCCGAGTTCGTCGCACGGTTGCAGTCGGCGGTCGACAAGCTCGACGGCACGCGCCCGCTGGCGCAGTGGATCGCCGCGCTGCGCGACGGGGTCGCCGAGCTGGCCGATGCCGGCACGGAGGCCTGGCAGAGCGCGCATCTGCAGCGGGAGTTGGCGCAGGTGCTCGACGATGCCGCGGCCCGCAGCGACACCGCACTGCGGTTGCCCGATGTGCGCGTGCTGATGGCCGGACACCTGGCCGGGCGTCCGACCCGGGCCAACTTCCGCACCGGCACGCTGACGGTGTGCACCATGGTGCCGATGCGGTCGGTGCCACACCGGGTGGTGTGCCTGTTAGGCGTGGACGACGGGGTGTTCCCCCGGCTGGACCTGCCCGACGGCGACGACGTGCTGGCGCGGCGCCCGATGACCGGAGAGCGTGATATCCGTTCTGAGGACCGGCAATTGCTGCTGGATGCGATCACCGCCGCCATCGACAAGCTGGTGATCACCTACACCGGCGCCGACGAACACACCGGCCATCCGCGCCCGCCCGCCGTCCCGTTGGCCGAGTTGATCGATGCCCTGGATAAGACCACGCCGGAACCGGTGCGCGCGCACCTTGTTGTGGAGCATCCGTTGCAGCCGTTCGACGTCAAGAACGTCGAACCCGGCCGGCTGATCCCCGACGTGCCGTTCACGTTCGACCCGACGGTGCCGCTGGCCGCCAGAACCGCCGCCGGAACCCGCCGTACCACACCGCAGTTCATCACCGATCCGCTGCCTGCACCGCCGCCGGGAGACGTTGCGCTCGTCGACCTGCTGAAATTCTTCAAGGATCCGGTCAAGGGCTTCTTCACTGCGCTGAACTACACGCTGCCGTGGGAGGTCGACGAGGTCGAAGACGGCATGCCCGTCGAGATCGACGCGCTTGGCGAATGGGCGGTCGGCAATCGAATGCTGCACGACATGCTGCTGGGCACCGACCCCGCCAACGCTATCGCAGCCGAGTGGCGCCGCGGCAGCCTGCCGCCCGGTCAACTGGGCTGGCGCACCGCCAAACAGATCCGAGACCGGGTCGCGGGATTGGCGGCCGCGGCGCTCGAGCATCGCCAAGGCGCACCGGCGACCTACGACATCGATCTGGATCTCGGCGGCGGGCGCCGGCTGACCGGCACCGTCACCCCGGTATTCGATGCGAACACCGTGTCGGTGAACTACTCCAAGCTGCGCGACACCCACTTGTTGCAGGCCTGGATCCCGCTGGTGGCGCTGGCCGCCCAGCGTCCCGGCATCGAATGGACCGCCCGCTGCATCGGCCGGGCCCGCGACGGCGAACGCGTCCTGCAGCGGGTGCTCGGGTCGCCGCCCAACCCGGTCGAAACGTTGCGAGAGCTGTTGTGGCTCTACGATATCGGGCGCTGCGAACCGCTGCCGCTGCCGATCAAGACGTCGTTCGCGTGGGCGGAGAAGCGTAACGCCGGGCGCGACCCGGTCTGGTATGCGAGCAGCAAATGGACCACGCAGCGCTATCCCGGTGAGGACGCCGAACCCGCGAGCGTCCGGGTCTGGGGCCCGCGCGCGCCGTTCGACGTGCTGCAAGGCCCGCCACGTCCGGGTGAGGAGATCGACGGTGAGGACACCCGGCTGGGCGCGCTGGCGGCCAGGCTGTGGCTGCCGCTGCTGCGCGCGGAAAGGCGGGGGCGCTGA